From one Solanum lycopersicum chromosome 12, SLM_r2.1 genomic stretch:
- the LOC138340380 gene encoding uncharacterized protein encodes MYLSGDAKLLWRTRNADDVSVGRPRIDTWDELIKEMRDQFLPSNASCLARDKLKRLRQTGSVREYIKEFTSVMLDIQNMSDEDKLHNFISGMQGWAQNELRRQNVKDLPGEITAADSLVDFRTPPPSTDIPSTSKTKKNNEKKGEWRNDSRKYNTNDKGKAQMKDGKDKSKNKDGNSKGCWTFGGPHLAKSCPNREKVNALLDGNMDQREEDEEIVAAMANPLGLSFNHITGINNVGEISSTSNPHVSLIHIEMKVKEQRVMAMVDTGATHTFVDVKIATKLGLKLSKSPSYVKTVNAKAQAIVSMAYGVSMSTGCWVGKHNLMVMPLGDFEIILGIDFLRKFQFVLFPHLDGVTVMNGSNAGFLKGVHLFGNINKVAKKKYKGMLLSAMSIDKGLKKGDDTILTALVEVKPDVKMEVSDCVAELLKQYADVMPPDLPKKLPPRKDIDHKIELLSGTVAPAQASYHMAPKELVELRKQLNELLDARLIQPSKASYGATVLFQKK; translated from the coding sequence ATGTATTTGTCAGGTGATGCTAAACTTTTGTGGAGGACTCGAAATGCAGATGATGTAAGTGTTGGTCGTCCTAGAATTGATACATGGGATGAGCTAATAAAAGAAATGCGTGATCAATTTCTTCCTAGcaacgcatcttgtcttgcaaGGGATAAATTGAAAAGGCTAAGGCAGACGGGTTCAGTGAGGgaatacattaaagaatttacctCTGTGATGTTAGACATACAGAATATGTCTGATGAGGATAAACTTCACAACTTCATTTCGGGTATGCAAGGCTGGGCTCAAAACGAACTACGGAGGCAGAATGTTAAAGATCTGCCCGGTGAAATTACTGCTGCAGATTCATTGGTGGATTTCCGGACTCCTCCTCCTTCGACAGACATCCCCTCCActtcaaaaactaagaaaaataatgagaagaAAGGGGAATGGAGAAATGATAGTCGTAAATACAATACAAATGATAAAGGTAAGGCACAAATGAAGGATGGGAAAGACAAGTCAAAGAACAAAGATGGAAATTCTAAGGGCTGTTGGACTTTTGGTGGTCCTCATTTGGCCAAATCTTGTCCAAACCGGGAAAAAGTTAATGCTTTGCTTGATGGAAATATGgatcaaagggaggaggatgaAGAAATTGTGGCTGCAATGGCAAACCCATTGGGATTGTCCTTCAATCACATTACGGGGATTAATAATGTTGGAGAAATCTCTAGCACTTCAAATCCTCATGTTTCTttaattcatatagaaatgaaAGTGAAAGAACAACGTGTGATGGCAATGGTTGATACAGGGGCCACACATACGTTTGTAGATGTGAAGATTGCTACAAAATTGGGGCTAAAGTTGTCTAAAAGCCCTTCCTACGTCAAAACAGTCAATGCTAAGGCACAAGCCATTGTGAGCATGGCTTATGGTGTGTCTATGTCGACTGGATGTTGGGTGGGAAAACATAACTTGATGGTGATGCCGCTTGGTGACTttgaaatcatacttgggaTTGATTTCCTAAGAAAATTCCAGTTTGTTCTGTTTCCTCACTTAGATGGAGTGACGGTCATGAATGGAAGCAATGCTGGCTTTCTCAAAGGTGTTCATCTGTTTGGGAACATTAATAAAGTCGCAAAGAAGAAATACAAGGGAATGTTGTTGTCTGCTATGTCaatcgacaaagggctgaaAAAGGGTGATGACACTATACTTACTGCTTTGGTCGAAGTAAAACCTGATGTGAAAATGGAAGTGTCTGATTGTGTTGCTGAATTGCTTAAACAGTATGCTGATGTTATGCCGCCTGACTTACCAAAGAAATTACCACCAAGGAAGGACATTGATCATAAGATTGAGTTGCTGTCTGGTACTGTTGCTCCTGCACAGGCTTCTTATCATATGGCTCCTAAGGAATTGGTTGAATTACGCAAACAATTGAATGAGTTGCTAGATGCTAGATTGATTCAGCCATCTAAGGCCTCATATGGTGCTACTGTtctatttcaaaagaaatag